A genomic window from Bacillota bacterium includes:
- a CDS encoding winged helix-turn-helix transcriptional regulator: MDVENMLAELHAGVCKALASPRRIQIINLLREGEMHVDELASRMGASKGNVSQHLAILREKGVVTSRKEGLNVFYRIANPKIIQACDLMREVMLERLTETLSATQKLLQVGKKERR; the protein is encoded by the coding sequence ATGGATGTTGAGAACATGCTCGCTGAACTCCATGCGGGTGTGTGTAAAGCCCTGGCAAGCCCCAGACGCATCCAGATTATTAATTTGCTCAGAGAAGGCGAAATGCATGTCGACGAACTGGCTTCCCGGATGGGCGCAAGTAAGGGCAATGTTTCCCAGCATCTCGCGATTCTACGGGAGAAGGGGGTTGTCACATCCCGCAAGGAAGGACTGAATGTCTTCTACAGGATTGCCAACCCTAAGATCATCCAGGCCTGCGATTTGATGCGGGAAGTAATGCTGGAAAGGCTTACGGAGACTCTCTCTGCTACACAAAAGCTATTGCAAGTTGGTAAGAAAGAACGGAGGTAA
- a CDS encoding PIN domain-containing protein, translating into MKRILVDSDVLIGVLRNNERAITLLDTLSEDSLVACSALTVLEIQLGVRKGEEEKTNQLLDTLNIVALGEAEANLAGKIIRENRWKGITVDFTDAGIAATCLLHGYELLTFNIRHFQPLGVPLLS; encoded by the coding sequence ATGAAAAGAATCCTTGTGGACTCTGATGTCCTGATCGGGGTCCTCAGAAATAACGAAAGGGCGATCACACTTCTTGATACCTTGTCAGAAGATAGCTTGGTAGCATGCTCAGCTCTAACGGTACTTGAAATACAATTGGGGGTCCGCAAGGGCGAGGAAGAAAAGACAAACCAACTACTTGATACACTGAATATCGTTGCCCTTGGAGAGGCTGAAGCCAATCTAGCTGGAAAGATAATAAGGGAAAACCGGTGGAAAGGGATAACAGTGGATTTTACAGATGCAGGAATCGCGGCAACGTGCTTGCTCCACGGCTATGAACTCTTGACCTTCAATATAAGACATTTTCAACCGCTGGGGGTACCGCTCCTTTCATAA
- a CDS encoding DEAD/DEAH box helicase, translated as MQPGAQVRSTAYPEKGTGVVLGSEEFFGQTYADVFFEKTRERLTLPLADLSPVQDPLAKTEAGSFSTASRFRLRWLVGEIRAENSGEGLLAAGGFKIIPLPHQLLAVSFVLDQFKPRALIADEVGLGKTIEAALIYEELKARGMVKRVLVVAPSGLCLQWREEMKTKFGEDFVIYDRSTVRSLKQLHGEMTNVWTLADRVITSLDFLKPKRITGDLDERAARARRWHNQHVSEAAAAAGFDVVIFDEAHKLTKDMTGEETARYKAGLALAEAAPIVLLLSATPHQGDHYKFRNLLRLIDPYLFSGDGQVTAEDVKKVTVRNNKRAVVDFHGNRLFKQRVATLCLIHRDEVADKVELDLYRSVTDYVTTFYELARQQNNRTMMFLLLIYQRMVSSSSRAIRKSLSARLAALEELRRRAAGQGPGGDWEELDWDDLQELTAEEQLAELTRAGATRWAGIVPAALAAEIAALRKCLALAEQATAGRNDVKFTRLLDIINELRIQENNPRLKFIIFTEFIETQAYLQERLASLGYRTALINGSMSTAERIAQVERFRREAEVLISTDAGGEGINLQFCHILINYDLPWNPMRLEQRIGRIDRIGQEHDVKVINLQLADTVENRVREVIENKLDIIRREFCAGEDKLADIIGVLQDEFNFEKVYIEALLKQGLEAADLEAVSRQIFERARAIVEEERLALPISNLAEEYAVTSQRNLEKRAERAQRLVEQYLQVYGASLHPYKQREGVYHFQDPRNGRRLHNVIFQQKYALDNEESELLSFQHPYIVELLSDLGDALREDTTARLLVRESKFSGEKGFLFIYRLTLTNYLDPAVHHLVPCYVSFAGGRGRVNGRISRYFRDCEQPNCTDLVAGDMPYDLKEAWQLARGAVQQEAEVLFFQAKERLENRLRDEEEKFEKYYRDRELAIERIAVDNIHAAKKKELEEDRKARRQEWMRRRQLVPSLSLEQVAYVEFA; from the coding sequence ATGCAGCCCGGGGCGCAGGTGCGCAGCACCGCCTATCCGGAAAAAGGGACGGGCGTGGTCCTGGGGAGCGAGGAGTTTTTCGGCCAGACCTACGCGGACGTTTTCTTCGAAAAGACAAGAGAGCGGCTCACCCTCCCCCTGGCCGACCTGAGTCCAGTCCAGGACCCGCTGGCCAAGACGGAAGCAGGCAGCTTTTCAACCGCTTCCCGCTTCCGGCTGCGCTGGCTGGTGGGCGAGATCCGGGCAGAGAACTCCGGGGAGGGCCTCTTGGCCGCCGGGGGCTTCAAGATTATCCCCCTGCCCCACCAGCTCCTGGCGGTAAGCTTCGTCCTCGATCAGTTCAAGCCCCGGGCCCTGATCGCCGACGAGGTCGGCCTGGGCAAGACCATCGAGGCTGCCCTGATCTATGAGGAACTGAAGGCCAGAGGCATGGTAAAAAGGGTGTTGGTAGTGGCGCCTTCAGGGCTTTGCCTCCAATGGCGGGAGGAAATGAAAACCAAGTTCGGCGAGGACTTCGTTATTTACGACCGCAGCACCGTCCGTTCCCTGAAGCAATTGCACGGGGAGATGACCAACGTCTGGACCCTGGCCGACCGGGTGATTACCTCCCTGGACTTCCTCAAGCCCAAACGGATTACCGGCGACCTGGACGAACGCGCGGCCCGGGCCCGCCGGTGGCACAACCAGCATGTCAGTGAGGCAGCCGCCGCCGCCGGGTTCGACGTGGTAATCTTTGACGAGGCCCACAAGCTGACCAAGGACATGACCGGCGAGGAAACGGCCCGCTATAAGGCAGGCCTGGCCCTGGCCGAGGCGGCGCCCATAGTGCTTCTGCTTAGCGCCACCCCACATCAGGGGGACCATTACAAGTTCCGTAACCTGCTCCGGCTCATTGACCCCTATTTATTCTCCGGAGACGGCCAGGTGACGGCTGAAGACGTCAAGAAGGTAACGGTGCGCAACAATAAGCGGGCGGTGGTTGATTTCCACGGAAACCGCCTCTTCAAGCAGCGGGTGGCCACCCTGTGTCTGATCCACCGGGATGAGGTGGCGGACAAGGTGGAGCTGGACCTCTACCGGTCGGTGACCGATTATGTAACCACCTTCTACGAACTGGCCCGGCAGCAGAATAACCGCACCATGATGTTCCTGCTGCTCATTTACCAGCGCATGGTGAGCAGCAGCTCCCGCGCCATCCGGAAGTCCTTATCTGCCCGCCTGGCGGCCCTGGAGGAGCTGCGCCGCCGCGCGGCCGGCCAGGGGCCGGGAGGTGACTGGGAAGAACTCGACTGGGACGACCTGCAGGAACTGACGGCGGAGGAACAGTTGGCCGAACTCACGCGGGCTGGCGCTACCCGGTGGGCCGGCATCGTCCCGGCCGCCTTGGCGGCCGAGATCGCGGCCCTGAGAAAATGCCTGGCCCTGGCGGAACAGGCTACAGCCGGCCGCAATGACGTCAAGTTTACCCGGCTGCTGGACATTATAAATGAGCTGAGAATCCAGGAAAACAATCCCCGCCTGAAATTTATCATCTTTACCGAGTTCATCGAGACGCAGGCCTACCTGCAGGAGCGCCTGGCTAGCCTGGGCTACCGTACGGCGCTCATCAACGGCAGCATGTCCACCGCTGAGCGGATTGCCCAGGTGGAACGCTTCCGCCGCGAGGCGGAGGTCCTCATCTCTACCGACGCCGGCGGCGAGGGCATAAACCTGCAGTTTTGCCATATCTTGATCAACTACGACTTGCCCTGGAATCCCATGCGCCTGGAGCAGCGTATCGGTCGTATTGACCGCATCGGCCAGGAACATGATGTGAAGGTGATCAATTTACAACTGGCGGACACGGTAGAAAACCGGGTGCGAGAGGTAATCGAAAACAAGCTGGATATCATCCGCAGGGAATTTTGCGCCGGCGAAGACAAACTGGCCGACATTATAGGTGTCTTGCAGGACGAGTTCAATTTTGAGAAGGTGTATATCGAGGCCTTGCTCAAACAAGGCCTCGAGGCAGCCGACCTGGAGGCGGTGTCCCGGCAGATTTTCGAGCGGGCCCGGGCAATCGTTGAGGAAGAGAGACTGGCCCTGCCTATCTCCAATTTGGCCGAGGAATATGCCGTGACGTCGCAGCGAAATTTGGAGAAGAGAGCCGAGCGGGCGCAAAGGCTGGTAGAGCAATACCTGCAGGTTTACGGCGCCAGCCTGCACCCGTACAAACAGAGGGAAGGCGTTTATCACTTCCAGGACCCCAGGAACGGCAGGCGCCTGCACAACGTGATCTTCCAGCAGAAATACGCCCTGGACAATGAGGAGAGCGAACTTTTGAGTTTCCAGCACCCCTATATAGTGGAACTGTTATCTGACCTGGGGGATGCCTTGCGGGAGGATACGACGGCCAGGCTGCTGGTACGCGAGAGCAAGTTCAGCGGGGAAAAGGGGTTTTTGTTTATCTACCGGCTGACTCTCACCAACTACCTGGACCCTGCCGTGCACCATCTGGTGCCCTGTTACGTGAGCTTTGCCGGGGGCAGGGGGCGGGTGAACGGTAGGATATCCCGTTATTTTCGGGATTGTGAGCAGCCTAACTGCACCGACCTGGTAGCCGGAGATATGCCCTACGATCTAAAGGAGGCCTGGCAACTGGCCCGGGGGGCAGTGCAGCAGGAAGCAGAGGTCCTGTTCTTTCAGGCAAAGGAACGTTTGGAGAATAGGCTGCGGGATGAAGAGGAAAAGTTTGAGAAATACTACCGGGACCGGGAGCTCGCCATCGAGAGGATCGCCGTGGACAATATCCACGCAGCCAAGAAAAAAGAGCTGGAAGAGGATCGGAAGGCCAGGCGGCAGGAGTGGATGCGTCGCCGGCAACTGGTGCCCAGCCTAAGCCTAGAGCAAGTTGCCTACGTGGAGTTTGCGTAA
- a CDS encoding restriction endonuclease subunit S: MLEAIARAIPKSCFVGFDPAIDNAFKAGKPIPDDLQEKAARRREVLARAEERPAGLPGHLARLFPDEFEESELGWIPKGWRAVTLDNVVEILDSRRVPLSSRQRAERQGRYPYYGAAGVLDYVDDYLFEGVHVLLGEDGSVVDDNGFPFVQYVWGRFWVNNHAHVLRGRNGICNEYLYLFLKQINIQPFVTGAVQPKLNQQNMKAIPFLLPSMSVCNIFSQHMALAFERLRVSTDHAKTLAAIRDTLLPKLISGELRVKNIEKFLGGNV; encoded by the coding sequence ATGCTGGAGGCAATCGCACGGGCCATCCCCAAGTCGTGTTTCGTGGGTTTCGACCCGGCAATTGACAACGCATTCAAGGCTGGCAAGCCAATCCCAGATGACCTGCAAGAAAAGGCCGCTCGCCGCCGTGAAGTCCTTGCCCGCGCCGAGGAGCGTCCCGCCGGGCTACCGGGGCATCTGGCAAGGTTATTCCCCGATGAGTTTGAGGAGAGCGAGTTGGGATGGATTCCCAAGGGGTGGAGGGCAGTCACGTTGGATAATGTCGTGGAAATACTTGACTCGCGGCGCGTGCCACTTTCGTCTCGACAGCGAGCGGAGCGACAAGGGCGTTATCCCTATTACGGAGCCGCCGGTGTTCTCGATTACGTTGATGACTATCTTTTCGAGGGCGTACACGTTCTCTTGGGCGAAGACGGTTCAGTAGTTGACGACAACGGCTTTCCATTTGTTCAGTATGTATGGGGTAGATTTTGGGTTAACAACCATGCACACGTCCTTAGAGGACGGAACGGAATCTGCAATGAATACCTATATTTGTTTCTCAAGCAGATCAACATTCAGCCGTTCGTCACCGGCGCCGTACAGCCAAAACTCAATCAGCAGAACATGAAGGCTATCCCGTTCCTGCTACCATCCATGTCAGTGTGTAACATATTTTCACAACACATGGCTCTGGCATTTGAGCGACTAAGGGTTAGCACTGATCACGCCAAGACCCTAGCCGCCATCCGCGATACGTTGCTGCCGAAGCTCATCTCCGGTGAACTGCGCGTGAAGAATATAGAAAAGTTTCTGGGAGGGAACGTATGA
- a CDS encoding DNA methylase has product MDYVTRKLFEAQRDPAPERDDDFARSCRPLSELLDTVRQVEGFPLGRDEDILTLSDPPYYTACPNPYLGEFIRRYGKPYDEATETYQRPPFVADVTEGKNDPVYNAHSYHTKVPHKTIMKYIEHYTEPGDIVFDGFCGSGMTGVAAQLLGRRAILCDLSPAATFIAYNYNTPVDVAEFEREAKRILAEVEKECGWMYETLHTDGRTKGRINYTVWSDVFICPYCGNEYVFWEAAVDKARGKVLEEYPCPTCGAQVSKRECKRAWVTFYDQAIAQEVIQAKQVPVLINYTVGKKRLEKKPDQFDLDLIRRIEESAIPNWFPTDRMPEGDESRRNDGIGLTHVHHFYTKRNLWVLACLQVVLRTSLMEGQLLCLVGDQLPRASKMHKIAVSRLNTNLSKTAGVLAGTLYVPSNRIEYSVLEMISYRIADIGSYLQKRDKKTRHIVFTGSTERTELPECSIDYIFTDPPFGSNLMYSELNFLWEAWLRVFTNNKPEAIINDTQGKGLPEYKELMTSCFKEMYRILKPNRWMTVVFHNSKAAVWNAIQEAITRAGFVVAQVTVMDRKQGTFKQVTSAGAVKNDLIINAYKPKKQMEENFLRRAGTGLEREFVADLLEHLPVAPNVGRTEKMLYSKLLAYYVQRGYEIRLDARQFYTLLKDNFKLIDGYWFTDGQVLEYEEWKRRQRLDGIKELQSGQQILFVSDERSALAWLYNFLETPRTYTDIYTAYSRALVQSDDAIPELRELLDNNFVLENGRYRRPQTEQEKEAIEAQRERELARAFDRFLAEAGSGGKRLKGVRKEALIFGFTRAYREKRYQDILAVARKLDQDFLETNGEINDFVEIAKLKTGEEQ; this is encoded by the coding sequence ATGGACTACGTAACCAGGAAGCTGTTTGAAGCGCAAAGGGATCCAGCGCCGGAGCGGGACGACGACTTCGCCCGCTCCTGCCGTCCCCTTTCCGAGCTGCTGGACACGGTGCGCCAGGTGGAGGGCTTTCCCCTGGGCCGGGACGAGGATATCCTGACCCTCTCCGACCCGCCCTACTATACCGCCTGCCCCAACCCCTACCTGGGCGAGTTCATCAGGCGCTACGGCAAACCCTACGACGAGGCCACCGAAACCTACCAGCGCCCGCCCTTTGTGGCCGACGTGACCGAGGGGAAGAACGACCCCGTTTACAACGCCCACTCCTACCATACCAAAGTGCCCCACAAGACCATCATGAAATACATCGAGCACTACACCGAGCCGGGCGATATCGTCTTTGACGGCTTCTGCGGCAGCGGCATGACCGGCGTGGCGGCGCAGCTCCTGGGCCGGCGGGCCATCCTCTGCGACCTCTCGCCGGCCGCCACCTTCATCGCCTATAATTACAACACCCCGGTGGACGTGGCCGAGTTCGAGCGGGAGGCCAAGAGGATCCTGGCCGAGGTGGAAAAAGAATGCGGCTGGATGTATGAGACCCTCCACACCGACGGCCGCACCAAGGGGCGGATCAACTATACCGTCTGGTCCGACGTCTTCATCTGCCCTTACTGTGGAAATGAGTACGTCTTCTGGGAGGCCGCCGTGGACAAGGCCAGGGGGAAAGTATTGGAAGAATACCCCTGCCCCACCTGCGGCGCCCAGGTGTCCAAGCGCGAATGCAAGCGGGCCTGGGTGACCTTTTATGACCAGGCCATCGCCCAGGAGGTTATCCAGGCCAAGCAGGTGCCGGTGCTGATCAACTACACTGTGGGCAAGAAGCGGCTTGAAAAGAAGCCGGACCAGTTCGACCTGGACCTGATTCGTAGGATCGAGGAGAGCGCCATCCCCAACTGGTTCCCGACGGACCGAATGCCGGAGGGGGATGAATCGCGTCGAAACGATGGAATAGGCCTTACACACGTGCACCATTTCTACACCAAGAGGAATTTGTGGGTACTTGCTTGCCTACAAGTTGTTCTAAGAACGTCACTAATGGAGGGTCAATTACTCTGCCTTGTTGGGGATCAGCTCCCAAGGGCGAGCAAAATGCATAAGATTGCAGTCAGCAGGTTGAACACCAATCTTTCCAAGACTGCTGGAGTGCTGGCAGGGACGCTTTACGTTCCATCAAATCGAATCGAGTATTCGGTCTTGGAGATGATCAGTTATCGAATAGCCGACATTGGGTCGTATTTGCAAAAGCGGGATAAAAAGACGAGGCACATTGTATTTACTGGTTCAACGGAGAGAACCGAATTACCTGAATGTAGCATTGACTACATCTTCACCGACCCGCCCTTTGGCTCTAACCTGATGTACTCCGAGCTCAACTTCCTCTGGGAAGCCTGGCTGAGGGTATTTACCAACAACAAGCCCGAGGCCATCATCAACGACACCCAGGGCAAGGGCCTGCCCGAGTACAAGGAGCTCATGACCTCCTGCTTTAAGGAGATGTACCGCATCCTCAAGCCCAATCGCTGGATGACCGTGGTCTTCCACAACTCGAAGGCCGCAGTGTGGAACGCCATCCAGGAGGCCATCACGAGGGCCGGCTTCGTCGTTGCCCAGGTGACGGTCATGGACAGGAAGCAGGGCACTTTTAAGCAGGTCACTTCCGCCGGCGCGGTGAAGAACGACCTGATCATCAACGCCTACAAGCCGAAGAAACAGATGGAGGAGAACTTCCTGCGCCGGGCCGGGACCGGCCTGGAGCGGGAGTTCGTGGCCGACCTCTTGGAGCACCTCCCCGTGGCGCCCAACGTGGGCCGCACCGAGAAGATGCTCTACTCCAAGCTGCTGGCCTATTACGTGCAGCGGGGCTACGAGATCCGCCTGGACGCCAGGCAGTTCTACACCCTGCTCAAGGACAACTTCAAACTCATCGACGGCTACTGGTTCACCGACGGGCAGGTTTTGGAATACGAGGAATGGAAGAGAAGGCAGAGGCTGGATGGCATCAAGGAGTTGCAGTCCGGCCAGCAGATCCTCTTTGTGAGCGACGAGCGCTCGGCCCTGGCCTGGCTTTATAACTTCCTGGAGACACCCCGGACCTATACCGACATCTACACCGCCTACAGCCGGGCCCTGGTGCAGAGCGACGACGCCATCCCGGAGTTGAGGGAGCTTCTGGATAACAACTTTGTCCTGGAGAACGGCCGCTACCGCCGCCCGCAGACCGAGCAGGAGAAGGAGGCCATCGAGGCCCAGCGAGAAAGGGAGCTGGCCAGGGCCTTCGACCGCTTCCTGGCCGAGGCCGGCAGCGGAGGCAAAAGGCTAAAGGGGGTGCGCAAGGAAGCGCTTATCTTCGGCTTTACCAGGGCCTACCGGGAGAAGCGCTACCAGGACATCCTGGCCGTGGCCAGGAAACTGGACCAGGACTTCCTGGAGACAAACGGCGAGATCAACGACTTTGTGGAAATCGCCAAGCTGAAAACGGGAGAGGAACAATAG
- a CDS encoding TRASH domain-containing protein, with protein MTNPPSTEKMKNRGYVSCDCNSCQENVG; from the coding sequence ATCACTAACCCTCCTTCCACAGAGAAAATGAAAAATCGCGGCTATGTAAGCTGCGATTGTAATAGCTGCCAGGAGAATGTAGGCTAA
- a CDS encoding AAA family ATPase: protein MNRSITKLSIRGLGVFRDFTWTDHLPLFARYNLIYGWNGSGKTLISNVFAALQSGRKLDAGTAILELSNGERVSDEDFPEWSQRLQVRVFNRDFVNKNVFGTQGELGPIFVLGEKSREAQQELDRLKGEVTKKEGDLRDLENRRREKEKELDRFCSDSARYIRDTLRGPGQDDYANYERPQFKRAADLLLGRDQYELILDGAKFSELLVFIGAERRSNIQLVKFSFEAARRLAEEARSLCGLSITGRVIEDLKARPDVNNWVRDGLELHRKHSAEKCLFCNQQLPEERIRTLEGHFSDQYSRLVRDIELLIQKVRKSIDEAQSLQLPDEAKFYPDLQQHYRDCWLKLGDMLKKYLETLMSIQSVLETKKSDPFERYDNQILPVDFGDEAVQKINEIIKEHNERVENHEERVRDAKKQIETSIVAERLPDYTRLKDEIAALDSKIAEAKALLDYLQHRQRELERSLTEHRRPVEELNQDLASYLGHSEIQLEVSETGYRIMRNGTLAESLSEGEQTAIAFLYFLKTLEDKDFNKGDGIVVVDDPVSSLDSNFLYCAFGFMKSRLKNTGQLFVLTHNFLFFRAVKRWFDWIAKKQPKDKDLVRYYMLEATTEDGVRKSRLFPLDPLLKDFESEYHYLFSLVYEASTGSGNNGLAQYHNLPNVARRLLEAFLEFRAPGGVSLYDKLELIPEEMVDPAKKARICRFCDAHSHLNVIDDIDQDPVILGEGPSIAKDVMELIKAVDTSHFDQMVKLINKYSGGSKA from the coding sequence ATGAACCGGAGTATAACAAAGCTAAGTATTAGAGGACTCGGGGTATTCCGAGATTTCACTTGGACGGATCACCTACCTCTATTTGCCCGGTATAACCTGATCTATGGCTGGAACGGTAGCGGAAAAACGCTGATATCCAATGTGTTTGCTGCTTTGCAATCAGGACGTAAACTAGATGCTGGAACTGCTATATTGGAACTGTCTAACGGAGAGCGAGTGAGCGACGAGGATTTTCCCGAGTGGTCTCAGCGATTACAGGTCAGAGTGTTCAACCGTGACTTTGTTAACAAGAACGTTTTCGGTACACAGGGCGAACTTGGGCCGATTTTTGTCTTGGGTGAGAAGAGTAGGGAAGCGCAACAGGAGTTAGATAGGCTCAAGGGCGAAGTTACGAAGAAAGAAGGCGACCTTCGCGACCTCGAGAACAGGAGGAGAGAGAAGGAGAAGGAACTTGACCGTTTTTGTTCCGATTCAGCGCGATACATTCGCGACACTCTTAGAGGGCCTGGTCAAGATGACTATGCAAACTATGAGCGCCCGCAATTCAAGCGCGCTGCCGATTTATTATTGGGACGGGATCAGTATGAATTAATTCTTGATGGCGCGAAGTTCTCTGAGCTGTTAGTCTTTATTGGGGCTGAACGCCGATCTAATATCCAGCTAGTTAAGTTTTCCTTCGAGGCCGCAAGGCGGTTGGCCGAGGAGGCACGCTCGCTGTGTGGATTGTCTATCACAGGTAGGGTGATTGAGGACCTGAAGGCCCGGCCTGATGTAAATAACTGGGTTCGAGATGGTTTGGAGCTACATCGAAAGCATAGTGCTGAGAAATGTTTATTCTGTAATCAACAATTACCGGAGGAACGTATTAGGACTCTCGAAGGTCATTTCAGTGACCAATATAGTAGGCTAGTCCGGGATATAGAGCTGCTCATACAAAAAGTTAGAAAGAGCATAGACGAAGCCCAATCGCTTCAGTTACCGGACGAGGCGAAGTTCTATCCAGATCTGCAACAGCACTACCGTGATTGCTGGCTGAAATTGGGTGACATGCTGAAGAAGTACCTAGAAACTCTCATGAGCATACAGTCCGTTCTGGAGACCAAGAAGAGCGACCCCTTTGAAAGGTATGACAATCAAATCCTACCAGTCGATTTTGGAGACGAAGCAGTTCAGAAGATTAACGAGATCATCAAAGAACACAACGAGAGGGTGGAAAACCACGAAGAACGAGTAAGAGACGCGAAGAAACAGATTGAGACATCTATTGTTGCGGAACGGCTGCCGGATTACACAAGACTAAAGGACGAAATCGCGGCTCTTGATAGTAAAATAGCTGAGGCGAAAGCCCTACTCGACTATTTACAGCACCGTCAACGTGAGCTGGAGCGTAGCCTCACAGAACACCGACGTCCTGTGGAAGAACTAAATCAAGACTTGGCCAGCTATCTTGGACACAGCGAAATCCAGTTAGAAGTCTCCGAAACGGGTTACCGGATTATGAGAAACGGGACCCTAGCAGAGTCATTATCGGAAGGAGAACAGACAGCCATAGCATTTCTCTATTTTCTGAAAACACTTGAGGACAAGGACTTCAACAAGGGTGACGGGATAGTGGTTGTGGACGACCCTGTTTCAAGTCTTGATTCCAATTTCCTTTATTGTGCATTTGGATTCATGAAAAGCCGCCTTAAGAATACAGGGCAGCTATTTGTGCTTACCCACAACTTCCTGTTTTTTCGAGCGGTCAAGCGTTGGTTTGACTGGATTGCGAAAAAGCAACCGAAAGACAAAGACCTCGTTAGATACTACATGTTGGAAGCAACAACGGAGGATGGTGTCCGGAAATCCAGACTCTTTCCGTTAGATCCACTACTAAAGGATTTTGAGTCTGAATATCATTATCTATTCTCCTTGGTTTACGAAGCATCTACGGGTAGCGGCAATAACGGACTCGCTCAATACCATAACTTGCCAAATGTGGCACGTAGGCTTCTGGAGGCATTTCTCGAGTTTAGGGCTCCAGGTGGTGTGTCGCTCTATGACAAACTGGAATTGATTCCTGAAGAAATGGTTGACCCGGCCAAGAAAGCAAGGATCTGTAGATTCTGCGATGCTCATTCGCACTTGAATGTAATAGATGACATAGATCAGGACCCGGTGATCCTTGGAGAGGGTCCTTCTATCGCAAAGGATGTTATGGAATTGATTAAAGCTGTCGACACTAGCCACTTCGACCAAATGGTCAAGCTGATAAATAAATATAGCGGAGGCTCGAAAGCATGA
- a CDS encoding helix-turn-helix transcriptional regulator — translation MLLEGVNSVAIKIKVSDMLGKYKMSQKDLSVKTGIRPATISALYHETIKRLEMDHLDKLCAALNCQPGDLLEYIPEKEKDNRAGA, via the coding sequence ATGCTGCTGGAGGGAGTTAATAGCGTGGCTATCAAGATTAAGGTATCTGATATGCTCGGCAAGTATAAGATGAGCCAGAAGGACTTGTCTGTGAAAACAGGTATTCGCCCAGCTACTATTTCTGCGCTGTACCATGAGACCATAAAGCGTCTGGAGATGGACCATCTGGACAAGCTTTGCGCCGCCCTAAACTGCCAACCCGGGGACTTGCTGGAGTATATCCCCGAAAAAGAAAAGGATAATCGGGCGGGAGCGTGA
- the brxF gene encoding BREX-3 system P-loop-containing protein BrxF, whose protein sequence is MKLRDLIRQMQTNYYKMLVIVDNGRQPEKIISPLQEEGWTAVDVTDAVLKLIEGIPENKMKVRIGGKLKEWFHSLPDRLILYNTSILYSPELGRLNPVGAFKYKSREKEVIVLLEGRLAGNRIQYSQYGRPDYAEMDVSEVIHARMEDIDG, encoded by the coding sequence GTGAAACTACGAGACCTGATCAGGCAGATGCAGACTAACTACTACAAGATGCTGGTGATCGTGGACAACGGGCGCCAGCCGGAAAAAATCATTAGCCCCTTACAAGAGGAAGGCTGGACCGCCGTTGATGTGACCGATGCCGTGCTCAAGCTTATTGAAGGAATCCCCGAAAATAAGATGAAAGTGCGGATTGGTGGCAAGCTGAAAGAATGGTTCCATTCCCTGCCCGATCGGCTTATTCTTTACAATACCAGCATTCTGTACTCTCCGGAACTGGGCAGGCTTAACCCGGTGGGCGCGTTCAAATATAAGTCCCGGGAGAAAGAGGTTATCGTGCTCCTGGAGGGTCGTCTGGCCGGTAACCGCATCCAGTATTCCCAGTACGGGCGGCCTGACTACGCGGAGATGGATGTGAGCGAGGTAATCCACGCCAGAATGGAGGATATTGATGGCTAA
- a CDS encoding DsrE family protein: MGMVIQTKDPEKAWNAFRFGEKALKDGHEVKTFLLGEGVECEEITHEKFRVREQMLAFLDAGGDILACGSCLKLRQKNPNELCPLSTMQDLVNLVIWSDRVVTF, from the coding sequence ATCGGCATGGTCATTCAAACAAAGGACCCCGAAAAAGCCTGGAACGCCTTCAGATTTGGGGAGAAAGCATTGAAGGATGGTCACGAAGTAAAGACATTTCTGCTCGGCGAAGGCGTCGAATGCGAAGAGATCACCCACGAAAAGTTTAGGGTCCGTGAACAGATGCTGGCTTTTCTGGACGCTGGTGGGGATATTCTTGCTTGCGGCTCATGCCTTAAGCTAAGACAAAAGAACCCCAATGAGCTATGCCCTCTCTCTACGATGCAGGATCTTGTTAATTTGGTCATATGGTCTGACCGGGTGGTAACTTTTTAA